One part of the Streptomyces lydicus genome encodes these proteins:
- a CDS encoding RNA polymerase sigma factor, protein MRGDDIQPDDRRLTVAVQAAQDGDEAAFRTVYRAVHPRLLGYVRTLVSEADVEDVTSEAWLQITRDLARFTGDADRFRGWAARIARNRALDHIRMRGRRPAVGGDESELADTPAASDTAGEALEALGTGRTMRLIARLPQDQAEAVVLRVVVGLDAKSTAEVLGKRPGAVRTAAHRGLRKLAELIGEPPGGGGPEDADDRPDEADGAPSGRLAPGPRKGGGPVSGLPLQDRRRRDGVAESYVPGVTETAAGTQKDM, encoded by the coding sequence GTGCGAGGGGACGACATTCAGCCGGACGACCGTCGGCTGACGGTGGCCGTGCAGGCGGCGCAGGACGGCGACGAGGCCGCGTTCCGAACCGTCTACCGCGCCGTACATCCCCGACTTCTGGGGTACGTACGGACGTTGGTGAGCGAAGCGGACGTTGAGGACGTCACCTCCGAGGCGTGGTTGCAGATAACCCGCGACCTCGCGCGCTTCACCGGTGACGCCGACCGCTTCCGCGGCTGGGCCGCCCGCATCGCCCGCAACCGCGCCCTGGACCACATCCGGATGCGCGGCCGGCGCCCGGCGGTCGGCGGCGACGAGAGCGAACTGGCCGACACCCCCGCCGCGTCGGACACCGCCGGCGAGGCGCTGGAGGCCCTCGGCACCGGCCGCACCATGCGGCTGATAGCCAGGCTCCCGCAGGACCAGGCCGAGGCGGTGGTGCTGCGGGTGGTGGTGGGGCTGGACGCCAAGTCCACCGCGGAGGTGCTCGGCAAGCGTCCCGGCGCGGTGCGCACCGCCGCGCACCGCGGACTGCGCAAGCTCGCGGAGCTGATCGGCGAGCCGCCGGGCGGCGGCGGCCCGGAAGACGCGGACGACCGCCCAGACGAAGCCGACGGCGCCCCCTCGGGGCGCCTCGCACCCGGTCCCCGCAAGGGCGGCGGACCGGTGAGCGGACTGCCGCTCCAGGACCGAAGACGCCGCGACGGCGTGGCGGAATCGTACGTACCAGGTGTGACGGAAACGGCCGCCGGAACGCAGAAGGACATGTGA
- a CDS encoding beta-N-acetylhexosaminidase: MSNPIRQPRATFPATVLVGALLLAGCSQTVETEPPGSTSAKVKPSSGATPSWAPVTGTPQVVPAVRDFRRADGPGWRPSKGARVVVPAGPKSNVADEAQLMAHDLGGLPVVYGGETVQPGDIEVKLSGKGGSTANNVPVQGTADEAYTLTARGTRLTLTAPTDAGIFYGTRTVKQAVRAAGGLPEGTIEDRPDRPQRGMSLDNARKPFTQGWIEDRLREIADLKLNQFQLHFSDDQGFRIQSDTHPEVVSADHLSKAQVRQIIQLAQSLHISVVPELDSPGHLGAVLAHHQDLLLHKASGSVVPGAIDISNPKAAPLIDSLLKEMSELFTNPKGAPAYWHLGGDEYQALMSSSPSATYPQLARAARQKYGPGGTIEDLATGWLNDRQKTVEAKGKNRIEAWNDGFFSSPRASAAKNRMVDYWTGKEIGKRDPAEFLREGRNVMNFNDEYLYYVLGEPNQFTYPTGQRIYESWTPLVLRHTQPVAVPASMTGPDRIPGARFAIWADRSQAQTQAQVATGIRLPLAALAQKTWDSRKPALSWTDFKALADRVAGPPR, encoded by the coding sequence ATGTCGAACCCGATAAGGCAGCCGCGCGCCACGTTCCCGGCCACGGTGCTCGTCGGTGCCCTCTTGCTCGCCGGCTGCTCCCAAACCGTCGAAACCGAACCGCCCGGCAGTACCAGCGCCAAGGTGAAACCGTCGTCGGGGGCCACCCCGAGCTGGGCGCCGGTGACCGGAACGCCGCAGGTCGTCCCGGCCGTGCGGGACTTCCGACGGGCCGACGGCCCCGGCTGGCGCCCGTCGAAGGGGGCCCGGGTGGTCGTCCCTGCCGGCCCGAAGAGCAATGTGGCGGACGAGGCGCAACTCATGGCCCACGATTTGGGCGGCCTGCCCGTCGTCTACGGCGGCGAGACCGTCCAGCCGGGCGACATCGAGGTGAAACTCAGCGGGAAGGGCGGCAGCACCGCCAACAACGTCCCGGTGCAGGGCACCGCGGACGAGGCGTACACCCTCACCGCCCGCGGCACCCGGCTCACTCTGACGGCCCCCACCGACGCCGGAATCTTCTACGGCACCCGCACCGTCAAGCAGGCCGTGCGCGCCGCCGGCGGGCTGCCCGAGGGCACCATCGAGGACCGGCCGGACCGCCCGCAGCGCGGCATGTCGCTGGACAACGCGCGCAAGCCCTTCACCCAGGGCTGGATCGAGGACCGGCTGCGCGAGATCGCCGACCTCAAGCTCAACCAGTTCCAGCTGCACTTCTCCGACGACCAGGGCTTCCGCATCCAGAGCGACACCCACCCCGAGGTGGTCTCCGCCGACCACCTCAGCAAGGCGCAGGTCCGTCAGATCATCCAGCTGGCGCAGAGCCTGCACATCTCCGTCGTCCCGGAGCTGGACTCGCCCGGCCACCTCGGCGCCGTGCTCGCCCACCACCAGGACCTGCTGCTGCACAAGGCGTCCGGATCGGTGGTGCCGGGGGCGATCGACATCTCCAACCCCAAGGCGGCCCCGCTGATCGACTCGCTGCTCAAGGAGATGAGCGAGCTGTTCACCAACCCCAAGGGCGCCCCCGCCTACTGGCACCTGGGCGGTGACGAGTACCAGGCGCTGATGTCGTCCTCCCCGTCGGCCACCTATCCGCAGCTCGCCCGGGCCGCGCGGCAGAAGTACGGGCCGGGCGGCACCATCGAGGACCTGGCGACCGGCTGGCTGAACGACCGGCAGAAGACCGTCGAGGCCAAGGGCAAGAACCGCATCGAGGCGTGGAACGACGGCTTCTTCTCCAGCCCGAGGGCCAGCGCCGCCAAGAACCGGATGGTCGACTACTGGACCGGCAAGGAGATCGGCAAGCGCGATCCCGCGGAGTTCCTGCGCGAGGGCCGCAACGTCATGAACTTCAACGACGAGTACCTCTACTACGTCCTCGGCGAGCCCAACCAGTTCACCTACCCCACCGGCCAGCGGATCTACGAGAGCTGGACCCCGCTGGTGCTCCGCCACACCCAGCCGGTCGCGGTGCCCGCGAGCATGACCGGCCCGGATCGGATCCCCGGCGCGCGGTTCGCGATCTGGGCCGACCGGTCCCAGGCGCAGACGCAGGCGCAGGTGGCCACCGGGATCCGGCTGCCGCTGGCGGCGCTGGCGCAGAAGACCTGGGACTCGCGGAAGCCCGCGCTGTCCTGGACGGACTTCAAGGCGCTGGCCGACCGGGTGGCGGGGCCGCCCCGGTAA
- a CDS encoding 2-oxo-4-hydroxy-4-carboxy-5-ureidoimidazoline decarboxylase, which produces MVRFNALGHEEVRSALLGCCGSRRWAERVAAHRPYPDTESLLAASDEACYDLTAAELDEALAGESLSPLPLAGARGPATLAAHTALRAAHAEYERRFRHVFVICLDGYRDDELLDQVLSGIRTRLGNEPEEERAVAADELRRLARGRLARILAPGP; this is translated from the coding sequence CTGGTCCGCTTCAACGCGCTCGGCCACGAGGAGGTGCGCTCCGCGCTCCTCGGCTGCTGCGGCAGCCGCCGCTGGGCGGAGCGGGTGGCCGCGCACCGTCCGTACCCCGACACCGAGTCCCTGCTCGCCGCCTCCGACGAGGCGTGTTACGACCTGACGGCGGCCGAGCTGGACGAGGCGCTCGCCGGGGAGTCGCTCTCCCCGCTGCCGCTGGCCGGCGCGCGCGGCCCGGCCACGCTCGCGGCCCACACGGCGCTGCGCGCGGCGCACGCCGAGTACGAGCGGCGCTTCCGCCATGTCTTCGTCATCTGCCTGGACGGCTACCGCGACGACGAACTGCTCGACCAGGTGCTGTCCGGCATCCGCACCCGGCTGGGCAACGAACCGGAGGAGGAACGGGCGGTCGCGGCGGACGAGCTGCGCCGGCTGGCCCGCGGCCGGCTGGCCCGGATCCTGGCCCCGGGACCCTGA
- the sdhC gene encoding succinate dehydrogenase, cytochrome b556 subunit, protein MPAGTLYRGREGMWSWVAHRVTGVLIFFFLFVHVLDTALVRVSPEAYDNVVATYKTPIVNVMEYGLVAAILFHALNGLRVVAVDFWSKGPKYQKQMLWTVVGVWVVLMAGAFYPVLQHTLRTLFGS, encoded by the coding sequence GTGCCGGCTGGAACGCTGTACCGCGGCCGGGAAGGCATGTGGTCCTGGGTGGCTCATCGAGTCACCGGCGTCCTCATCTTCTTCTTCCTGTTCGTCCACGTCCTCGACACCGCTCTCGTACGCGTCTCCCCCGAGGCGTACGACAACGTCGTTGCGACATACAAGACGCCTATCGTCAACGTGATGGAGTACGGCCTGGTGGCCGCCATCCTCTTCCACGCGCTCAACGGCCTGCGGGTCGTCGCCGTGGACTTCTGGTCGAAGGGCCCGAAGTACCAGAAGCAGATGCTGTGGACCGTTGTCGGTGTCTGGGTCGTGCTGATGGCCGGTGCCTTCTACCCCGTGCTGCAGCACACCCTGCGCACGCTGTTCGGGAGCTGA
- a CDS encoding succinate dehydrogenase hydrophobic membrane anchor subunit, with the protein MSAETTPAATATGATDTVSLYDVDNPAPVIEPPRKRTGKSGRASRGNFEMQAWLFMRLSGIVLVVLVLGHLLIQLVLDGGVSKIGFAFVAGRWASPFWQVWDLAMLWLAMLHGANGLRTVINDYAQRDNTRFWLKMLLYTATVFTVLLGTLVIFTFDPNIS; encoded by the coding sequence ATGTCCGCTGAAACCACCCCCGCAGCCACCGCGACGGGCGCGACCGACACCGTGTCGCTCTACGACGTGGACAACCCGGCGCCGGTCATCGAGCCGCCGCGCAAGCGCACCGGGAAGTCCGGCCGCGCGTCCCGCGGCAACTTCGAGATGCAGGCATGGCTGTTCATGCGGCTGTCCGGCATCGTGCTGGTCGTCCTCGTCCTGGGTCACCTGCTGATCCAGCTGGTCCTCGACGGCGGCGTCTCCAAGATCGGCTTCGCGTTCGTCGCCGGCCGCTGGGCCTCGCCCTTCTGGCAGGTCTGGGACCTGGCGATGCTGTGGCTGGCCATGCTGCACGGCGCCAACGGCCTGCGCACCGTCATCAACGACTACGCGCAGCGGGACAACACCCGCTTCTGGCTGAAGATGCTGCTGTACACCGCGACGGTGTTCACCGTCCTTCTGGGCACGCTGGTGATCTTCACCTTCGACCCGAACATCTCCTGA
- the sdhA gene encoding succinate dehydrogenase flavoprotein subunit produces MKIHKYDTVIVGAGGAGMRAAIESTKRSRTAVLTKLYPTRSHTGAAQGGMAAALANVEDDNWEWHTFDTIKGGDYLVDQDAAEILAKEAIDSVLDLEKMGLPFNRTPEGKIDQRRFGGHSRNHGEAPVRRSCYASDRTGHMILQTLYQNCVKEGVEFFNEFYVLDLLLQDVDGVKKSAGVVAYELATGEIHVFQAKSIVFASGGTGKFFKVTSNAHTLTGDGQAAAYRRGLPLEDMEFFQFHPTGIWRMGILLTEGARGEGGILRNKDGERFMEKYAPVMKDLASRDVVSRSIYTEIREGRGCGPDGDHVYLDLTHLPPEQLDAKLPDITEFARTYLGIEPYTDPIPIQPTAHYAMGGIPTNVEGEVLADNTTVVPGLYAAGEVACVSVHGANRLGTNSLLDINVFGRRAGIAAAEYSSSADFVELPEDPAQQVVEQVERLRNSSGTERVTEIRKELQECMDANVMVFRTEQTIKTAVEKIGELRERYRNVAIQDKGKRFNTDLLEAIELGNLLDLAEVMAVSALARKESRGGHYREDYPNRDDVNFMRHTMAYREVGADGTESIRLDYKPVVQTRYQPMERKY; encoded by the coding sequence ATGAAGATCCACAAGTACGACACCGTCATCGTCGGCGCCGGCGGCGCGGGCATGCGCGCGGCCATCGAGTCGACCAAGCGCAGCCGCACCGCGGTCCTGACGAAGCTCTACCCGACCCGCTCCCACACCGGCGCCGCCCAGGGCGGTATGGCCGCCGCCCTCGCGAACGTCGAGGACGACAACTGGGAGTGGCACACCTTCGACACGATCAAGGGCGGCGACTACCTGGTCGACCAGGACGCCGCCGAGATCCTCGCGAAGGAGGCCATCGACTCGGTCCTCGACCTGGAGAAGATGGGCCTGCCGTTCAACCGCACGCCCGAGGGCAAGATCGACCAGCGCCGGTTCGGCGGTCACTCCCGTAACCACGGTGAGGCCCCGGTCCGCCGGTCCTGCTACGCCTCGGACCGCACCGGCCACATGATCCTCCAGACGCTGTACCAGAACTGCGTCAAGGAGGGCGTGGAGTTCTTCAACGAGTTCTACGTGCTCGACCTGCTGCTCCAGGACGTCGACGGCGTCAAGAAGTCCGCGGGCGTCGTCGCGTACGAGCTGGCCACCGGCGAGATCCACGTCTTCCAGGCGAAGTCGATCGTCTTCGCCTCCGGCGGCACCGGCAAGTTCTTCAAGGTGACCTCCAACGCGCACACCCTGACCGGTGACGGCCAGGCCGCCGCCTACCGCCGCGGGCTGCCGCTGGAGGACATGGAGTTCTTCCAGTTCCACCCGACCGGCATCTGGCGGATGGGCATCCTGCTGACGGAGGGCGCCCGTGGTGAGGGCGGCATCCTCCGCAACAAGGACGGCGAGCGCTTCATGGAGAAGTACGCGCCCGTCATGAAGGACCTCGCCTCGCGTGACGTCGTCTCGCGCTCCATCTACACGGAGATCCGCGAGGGCCGCGGCTGCGGTCCCGACGGCGACCACGTCTACCTGGACCTCACGCACCTCCCGCCGGAGCAGCTGGACGCCAAGCTCCCGGACATCACCGAGTTCGCGCGCACGTACCTCGGCATCGAGCCCTACACGGACCCGATCCCGATCCAGCCGACCGCGCACTACGCCATGGGCGGCATCCCGACCAACGTCGAGGGTGAGGTCCTGGCGGACAACACCACCGTCGTGCCGGGCCTGTACGCGGCCGGCGAGGTCGCCTGCGTCTCCGTGCACGGCGCCAACCGCCTGGGCACCAACTCGCTGCTGGACATCAACGTGTTCGGCCGCCGGGCCGGCATCGCGGCGGCGGAGTACTCCTCCTCGGCCGACTTCGTCGAGCTGCCCGAGGACCCCGCCCAGCAGGTCGTCGAGCAGGTCGAGCGGCTGCGCAACTCCTCCGGCACCGAGCGGGTCACCGAGATCCGCAAGGAGCTCCAGGAGTGCATGGACGCCAACGTGATGGTGTTCCGCACCGAGCAGACGATCAAGACCGCGGTCGAGAAGATCGGCGAGCTGCGCGAGCGCTACCGGAACGTGGCCATCCAGGACAAGGGCAAGCGGTTCAACACCGACCTGCTGGAGGCCATCGAGCTGGGCAACCTGCTCGACCTGGCCGAGGTCATGGCGGTCTCCGCGCTCGCCCGCAAGGAGTCCCGCGGCGGTCACTACCGCGAGGACTACCCCAACCGCGACGACGTCAACTTCATGCGGCACACCATGGCGTACCGCGAGGTGGGCGCAGACGGCACCGAGTCGATCCGTCTCGACTACAAGCCGGTCGTGCAGACCCGCTACCAGCCGATGGAGCGTAAGTACTGA
- a CDS encoding succinate dehydrogenase iron-sulfur subunit yields MSTPTLEKADEAGTPEPGFVDSPYITVTFRIRRFNPEVSDEASWQDFQLEIDPKERVLDALHKIKWELDGSLTFRRSCAHGICGSDAMRINGRNRLACKTLIKDINPEKPITVEAIKGLTVMKDLVVDMEPFFQAYRDVMPFLITTGNEPTRERLQSAEDRERFDDTTKCILCAACTSSCPVFWNDGQYFGPAAIVNAHRFIFDSRDEGGEQRLEILNDKDGVWRCRTTFNCTDACPRGIEVTKAIQEVKRALITRRF; encoded by the coding sequence ATGAGCACCCCGACTCTGGAAAAGGCGGACGAGGCCGGCACGCCCGAGCCCGGTTTCGTCGACTCCCCCTACATCACGGTCACCTTCCGGATCCGCCGGTTCAACCCGGAGGTCTCCGACGAGGCCAGCTGGCAGGACTTCCAGCTGGAGATCGACCCCAAGGAGCGCGTCCTGGACGCCCTCCACAAGATCAAGTGGGAGCTCGACGGTTCGCTGACCTTCCGCCGCTCCTGCGCCCACGGCATCTGCGGCTCGGACGCCATGCGGATCAACGGCCGTAACCGGCTGGCCTGCAAGACGCTGATCAAGGACATCAACCCGGAGAAGCCGATCACCGTCGAGGCCATCAAGGGCCTGACCGTGATGAAGGACCTTGTCGTCGACATGGAGCCCTTCTTCCAGGCGTACCGCGACGTGATGCCGTTCCTGATCACGACCGGCAACGAGCCGACCCGTGAGCGTCTGCAGTCCGCCGAGGACCGTGAGCGCTTCGACGACACCACCAAGTGCATCCTGTGCGCCGCCTGCACGTCCTCGTGCCCGGTGTTCTGGAACGACGGCCAGTACTTCGGCCCGGCGGCGATCGTCAACGCGCACCGCTTCATCTTCGACAGCCGTGACGAGGGTGGCGAGCAGCGCCTGGAGATCCTCAACGACAAGGACGGCGTCTGGCGCTGCCGGACCACGTTCAACTGCACGGACGCCTGCCCGCGCGGTATCGAGGTCACCAAGGCGATCCAGGAGGTCAAGCGAGCGCTGATCACCCGGCGCTTCTGA
- a CDS encoding MerR family transcriptional regulator — protein MGKRLQLDIGVKVKPAGKRGTRMRIGELARRTGVSTRVLRYYEQRGLLGAERDANGYRRYDGEDAVEVVGRIRELLATGLNTDDIRELLPCAQGGPGLTPCALSSGIVERKMAQLDHEMTELARRRAALGAYVQVMRERRTQDEALAALALRAG, from the coding sequence ATGGGGAAGAGGTTGCAGCTTGACATCGGTGTGAAGGTCAAGCCGGCCGGGAAGAGGGGGACGCGGATGCGGATCGGTGAGCTGGCGCGGCGTACGGGGGTCAGCACCCGGGTGCTGCGCTACTACGAGCAGCGGGGCCTGCTGGGGGCCGAGCGGGACGCGAACGGGTACCGGCGGTACGACGGCGAGGACGCGGTCGAGGTCGTGGGGCGGATCAGGGAGCTGCTCGCCACCGGGCTGAACACCGACGACATCCGCGAGCTGCTGCCCTGTGCCCAGGGCGGGCCGGGGCTGACGCCGTGTGCGCTGTCGAGCGGCATCGTCGAACGGAAGATGGCCCAACTCGACCACGAGATGACCGAGTTGGCACGGAGGCGGGCCGCGCTCGGGGCGTATGTGCAGGTCATGCGGGAGCGCCGGACGCAGGACGAGGCGCTGGCGGCGCTGGCGCTGCGCGCGGGCTGA
- a CDS encoding alpha/beta fold hydrolase: MTQIPAGPAPVAAPLPPLSTTVAGDPAGPGVLLAHGATGSIESNYGALLPALAASGHRVVAPDYPGSGETPRATGPLELDALADAVVAEAVSAGLETFTVIGYSMGTAVAVRAAARHPERVRGLVLTAGLARADARTRLWLDLWLRLLAHGDYTAFAQTGALSAFSPEYFNAMSPAERAAVLDPDPTRRPAGSAEQAALVGRLDTTGDLPGISVPTLVIATGRDELLHPDHSRYLADHIPGAAYAEIATGHLPMVERPEEWQDLIAAFLAEHGL, translated from the coding sequence ATGACGCAGATTCCCGCGGGCCCCGCGCCCGTTGCCGCCCCGCTCCCGCCCCTGTCCACCACGGTCGCCGGTGATCCGGCGGGCCCCGGCGTCCTGCTGGCCCACGGCGCCACCGGCAGCATCGAGAGCAACTACGGCGCCCTTCTCCCCGCGCTGGCGGCCTCCGGCCACCGGGTGGTGGCGCCCGACTACCCCGGCTCGGGCGAAACCCCGCGCGCCACCGGCCCGTTGGAGCTGGACGCGCTGGCCGACGCCGTGGTCGCCGAGGCCGTCTCGGCCGGCCTGGAGACCTTCACCGTGATCGGCTACTCCATGGGCACCGCCGTCGCCGTACGCGCCGCCGCCCGGCACCCGGAACGCGTACGGGGCCTGGTCCTCACCGCCGGACTCGCCAGGGCGGACGCCCGCACCAGGCTCTGGCTCGACCTGTGGCTGCGGCTGCTGGCCCACGGCGACTACACCGCCTTCGCCCAGACCGGCGCCCTCAGCGCCTTCTCGCCCGAGTACTTCAACGCCATGTCGCCGGCGGAGCGGGCCGCCGTACTGGACCCGGACCCCACCCGGCGGCCCGCCGGCTCCGCCGAACAGGCCGCGCTCGTCGGCAGGTTGGACACCACCGGCGACCTCCCCGGCATCTCCGTCCCCACCCTGGTCATCGCGACCGGCCGGGACGAGCTGCTGCACCCGGACCACTCCCGCTACCTGGCCGACCACATCCCCGGCGCCGCGTACGCGGAGATCGCCACCGGCCACCTGCCGATGGTCGAGCGCCCGGAGGAGTGGCAGGACCTGATCGCCGCCTTCCTGGCCGAGCACGGGCTCTGA
- a CDS encoding alpha/beta hydrolase family protein — protein sequence MKRPQLRCGIAALLLSAALPLPLATAAVAAPAPPAASATPATSAAPGVPATARLTLPAPTGPYAVGRDTLHLTDPQRRDPWVPAAGARELMVSLYYPAHRGTGGARAPYMTAEEARLLLEGDKLTGVVPPEVLAGTRTHARTGARPAGGRHPLVVLSPGFTLNRATLSLLAEELTSRGYVVALLDHAYESFGTTFPGGRTLTCAACRAVESAPGSTAEKLMAKVATGRAADIRFVLDTLTGRGHGADTRAVSGHGTPAGRYAGLIDPRRIGVAGHSIGGNSAAAAMAADRRIRAGVNMDGTFFAPVPPGGLDGRPFLMLGSLDGHAPGAEDTTWLRDWRRLDGWKRWLTVRDAGHFTFIDIPVLGAQLGITDPSAPLPGKRSGEITRDYVGAFFDRHLRGLPEPVLDGPTAANPEVLFQRP from the coding sequence ATGAAGAGACCTCAACTCCGGTGTGGCATTGCCGCGTTACTCCTCTCCGCCGCCCTCCCGCTGCCGCTCGCCACGGCCGCCGTCGCCGCCCCCGCACCGCCCGCGGCGTCCGCCACGCCCGCGACGTCCGCCGCACCCGGGGTGCCCGCCACTGCCCGCCTCACCCTCCCGGCCCCCACCGGGCCGTACGCCGTCGGACGCGACACCCTCCACCTCACCGACCCGCAGCGCCGGGACCCCTGGGTGCCCGCCGCGGGCGCCCGTGAGCTGATGGTGTCGCTGTACTACCCGGCGCACCGGGGCACGGGAGGTGCCCGCGCGCCCTACATGACGGCCGAGGAGGCCCGGCTCCTCCTGGAGGGCGACAAGCTCACCGGCGTGGTGCCGCCCGAGGTGCTCGCCGGCACCCGTACCCATGCGCGTACCGGTGCCCGGCCGGCCGGCGGCCGGCACCCGCTGGTGGTGCTCTCCCCGGGCTTCACGCTGAACCGCGCCACGTTGTCCCTGCTCGCCGAGGAACTCACCTCGCGCGGCTATGTCGTGGCGCTGCTCGACCACGCCTACGAATCCTTCGGCACGACGTTCCCCGGGGGCCGCACCCTGACGTGTGCGGCGTGCCGAGCCGTCGAGAGCGCCCCGGGGAGCACCGCCGAGAAGCTGATGGCGAAGGTGGCGACCGGCCGCGCCGCCGACATCCGCTTCGTCCTCGACACCCTGACGGGGCGGGGACACGGCGCGGACACCCGCGCGGTATCCGGCCACGGCACTCCGGCCGGCCGGTACGCGGGCCTCATCGACCCGCGGCGGATCGGCGTCGCCGGGCACTCCATCGGCGGCAACAGCGCGGCCGCCGCCATGGCCGCCGACCGGCGGATCCGCGCCGGGGTCAACATGGACGGCACGTTCTTCGCACCGGTCCCGCCCGGCGGGCTCGACGGCCGCCCGTTCCTGATGCTCGGCTCGCTCGACGGACACGCGCCCGGCGCGGAGGACACCACCTGGCTGCGCGACTGGCGGCGCCTCGACGGCTGGAAGCGCTGGCTGACGGTCCGCGACGCCGGCCACTTCACCTTCATCGACATCCCGGTCCTGGGCGCTCAGCTCGGCATCACCGACCCCTCCGCCCCGCTCCCCGGCAAGCGCTCCGGGGAGATCACCCGCGACTACGTCGGCGCCTTCTTCGACCGGCACCTGCGCGGCCTGCCCGAGCCCGTCCTGGACGGTCCGACGGCCGCCAACCCCGAGGTCCTCTTCCAACGGCCGTGA